The Colius striatus isolate bColStr4 chromosome 24, bColStr4.1.hap1, whole genome shotgun sequence genome includes a window with the following:
- the C24H1orf216 gene encoding UPF0500 protein C1orf216 homolog: MFAICPAGAPANAPFRGVPVPGTAVPGAACGQDSNSNFVGDVCDSNENWSRTPAGESCSRSQNTTNPPANLLLLTQRQMVQGQLPAHSPSPEPGPRSPPEGAEAGGAGGRNAAEDAAGGCGACPGSPGEDNGYASSSLSIDSPDSACAAAWDPPTAAPLPGSPPQAGLSRPEAGTLFPALAEAVQQLQDKERFKEREKEKHHVQLVMYRRLALLRWIHGLQQKVLEQQNRLQESFDTILDNRKELIRCLQHGPACAAAPAP; the protein is encoded by the coding sequence ATGTTTGCCATCTGCCCAGCCGGTGCCCCGGCCAACGCCCCGTTCCGGGGGGTCCCGGTGCCGGGCACGGCCGTGCCAGGGGCCGCCTGCGGGCAGGACTCCAACTCCAACTTCGTGGGAGACGTGTGTGACAGCAACGAGAACTGGAGCCGGACCCCGGCGGGGGAGAGCTGCAGCCGGAGCCAAAACACCACAAATCCTCCCGCTAATCTGCTGTTATTAACGCAGAGACAGATGGTCCAGGGCCAGctcccagcccacagccccagccccgagcccgggccccgcagcccccccgAGGGAGCCGaggccggcggggccggggggcgaAACGCCGCCGAGGACGCGGCCGGCGGCTGCGGCGCGTGCCCAGGCTCCCCCGGCGAGGATAACGGCTAcgccagcagctccctcagcatcgACAGCCCCGACAGCGCCTGCGCCGCCGCCTGGGACCCTCCGACCGCTGCTCCCCTCCCCGGGAGCCCACCCCAGGCGGGGCTGTCCCGACCCGAGGCGGGGACCCTCTTCCCGGCGCTGGCGGAGGCcgtgcagcagctccaggacaaGGAGCGCTTCAAGGAGCGGGAGAAGGAGAAGCACCACGTGCAGCTGGTGATGTACAGGCGCCTGGCCCTGCTGCGCTGGATCCACGGCCTGCAGCAGAaagtgctggagcagcagaacCGGCTGCAGGAGAGTTTTGACACCATCCTGGACAACCGTAAGGAGCTGATCCGCTGCCTCCAGCACGGCCCGGCCTGTGCCGCTGCCCCCGCGCCCTGA